The genome window TGACGGTGACAGCGGCGCCGCGCGGCTCATCTGTGACATCGTCGACACCGACGGCGAACCGTTCGCCGGCGGTCCGCGTCAGGTCCTCAAGAGCGTCCTCGCAGAAGCCGAGGAGATGGGCTACTCCGTCTCCATCGGTCCCGAGCCGGAGTTCTTCCTGTTCGAGAAGGACGACGACGGCAACGCGACGACGATCCCGCACGACAACGGCGGCTACTTCGACCTCGCTCCCAAGGACCTCGCGTCCGACGTGCGCAAGGAGATCATCTTCACCTTAGAGGAGATGGGCTTCGAGATCGAGGCCTCGCACCACGAGGTCGCCGAGGGCCAACACGAGATCAACTTCAAGTACGACGACGCGCTCACGACCGCGGACAACATCGCGACGTTCCGCGCCGTCGTCCGCGCGGTCGCCGAGCAGCACGACCTCCACGCGACGTTCATGCCCAAGCCGATCGCCGACATCAACGGCTCGGGCATGCACAGCCACATCTCGCTGTTCGACGAGGACGGCAACGCCTTCGCCGACGACGACGACGAGTTCAACCTCAGCGAGACCGCCTACCAGTTCATGGGCGGTATCCTGAACCACGCGCCCGCGTTCACGGCCGTCACCAACCCGACCGTGAACTCCTACAAGCGCCTGGTGCCCGGTTACGAGGCGCCCATCTACGTCGCGTGGTCCGACACGAACCGCTCGGCGCTCGTCCGCGTGCCCGACGCCGCGGGCGTCTCCGCGCGCTTCGAGGTCCGCAGCCCCGACCCGTCCTGTAACCCCTACCTCGGCATGGCGTCGCTCATCGCCGCCGGCCTCGACGGGATCAAGACCGAGGCGGACCCCGGCGACCCGGTCCGCGAGGACATCTACGAGTTCGACGACGAGAAGCGCGAGGAGTACGGCATCGAGACGCTCCCGCCGAACCTCGGCGCCGCCGTCGAGGAGCTCGAGGCGGACGAGGTGCTGCAGGACGCGCTCGGCCCCCACACCTCCGAGAAGTTCGCCGAGGCGAAGTCCCAGGAGTTCAGCGAGTACCTCACCCAGGTGTCGCAGTGGGAGGAGGACCGCTACCTAGAGACCTTCTGAGGCGACGGCGCGGCCCAACGTTTCGACTTCTTTCGGTCTCTCTCGGCTTTCTCGTGCCGTCCGGTTTCGCTTCGTCGAGCGTTTTTCGAGCGGGAGCGGTTCGTCCCCCGGCGAGCGCGTGAACCCGACGAGCGATCGATTACGGGAGTAGGTGTAGTACGTTGTGGGGGTAGTGTTCAGATAAGCTGATTCCATGCGAACGCGAACGACCTGAGCCACTCGTCAGCAGTTTCTGCTTCGGCGTTGCTGAAACAGTTTGAGAAACTGGTAGTTCTGCGTTTTACCTCACGAAAGACACGTTCGACGCTGTTCCGATTTCCATGTCGTTCGTATCTGAAATCGAGGTCATGTTTGTCACAGGCACGGTGAAGTGGAGTCGCGCCATCAACGAGAAAGATCGCGTCATCCACATCGTGTTTTTCGCGGAGTTCCGCGAAGAACTGATCTGCGATCACGTTCGTTCTTGTCGGCTCAAGCTTTGTATGGAGTAAATCGTTTGAATCGGGATCGACAGCGGCGTACAGCCAATATTGTTCATCGTCAAGCTGAATCACGGTTTCATCGACCGCAACGTGATTCGGGCACCGACCAGATTCCGGCTGTAGATCGGCCTTGTGAACCCAGTTATGAACAGTAGATCGAACCCGATCAACACCAAATACCTCAAGAAACGAAACAGTATTCGAAAGCGATAATCCAGCAAGATGGAGCTGAATACTGATCTTCATCAACAACGTCGGTGTTGCCTCTCGCTCCACAAACTCTAAGTTGATCTCGTCTAAACAGCCGCTGAGCCGGTCGTTTTCGGGCATGAATCACTTTGAAAACGCACCGCCTCACCTTTCAATCCTTATCTGAACACCGTCGTTGTGGGGGGGGGACCGTTTATAAGATGGATCGCGGTGTTGCTGTCGGCTGTTTATAAATGGTTGAGGCTGGTGGGGTGACAACCGTCAAAGCCCCAGTCGCGAGGCGGCAGCACGCTCGCTGCGCTCCTCACTCGGTCGCTACAGCTCCCTCGTTGCGGTGCTTACGTCGCCTGCGGCCGCCTCGCGACTGCCCCT of Halorubrum trapanicum contains these proteins:
- the glnA gene encoding type I glutamate--ammonia ligase, with the protein product MTDEHAKPDGGLTAKEQAVLDEIEEQNVDFLRLQFTDILGVVKNVSVPAHQAEKAFTEGIYFDGSSIEGFVRIQESDMRLVPDPDTFAVLPWRSDGDGDSGAARLICDIVDTDGEPFAGGPRQVLKSVLAEAEEMGYSVSIGPEPEFFLFEKDDDGNATTIPHDNGGYFDLAPKDLASDVRKEIIFTLEEMGFEIEASHHEVAEGQHEINFKYDDALTTADNIATFRAVVRAVAEQHDLHATFMPKPIADINGSGMHSHISLFDEDGNAFADDDDEFNLSETAYQFMGGILNHAPAFTAVTNPTVNSYKRLVPGYEAPIYVAWSDTNRSALVRVPDAAGVSARFEVRSPDPSCNPYLGMASLIAAGLDGIKTEADPGDPVREDIYEFDDEKREEYGIETLPPNLGAAVEELEADEVLQDALGPHTSEKFAEAKSQEFSEYLTQVSQWEEDRYLETF
- a CDS encoding IS6 family transposase — translated: MPENDRLSGCLDEINLEFVEREATPTLLMKISIQLHLAGLSLSNTVSFLEVFGVDRVRSTVHNWVHKADLQPESGRCPNHVAVDETVIQLDDEQYWLYAAVDPDSNDLLHTKLEPTRTNVIADQFFAELREKHDVDDAIFLVDGATPLHRACDKHDLDFRYERHGNRNSVERVFREVKRRTTSFSNCFSNAEAETADEWLRSFAFAWNQLI